The following DNA comes from Rosa rugosa chromosome 5, drRosRugo1.1, whole genome shotgun sequence.
CAAGTCTACCAGTCATAAAAGCATGGGAAGCCAAAGGAGGCATAGATTCACACATAAATGAAAACTATCACATTATCCAGCACCCATTATCTGACCATTCTTTCTACCTCACTAAAGGATAAATGCATGAATCCACTAGGAGTACATTTTTCAAAATTACCCACAAACACAGAGTTCAAGTACTCTCTCCCTTGAAAGAGAAAGTGAAAATTGACAGTACAGTATTTAGCTGTGCATAATATCAGAGCAGTTAAGAGAACCAAAGAATCAACTAAATGACAGAGCCAGGGCAGTAGTATGCAATATATTGCTCAACATAAGATTAAAAATCTTACATTTTAAATCGTTTGGTTGGAGGATGCAGCAGACTTGTTGAGTAACTGGTATTTTCAGGGGTAACTCCTGAACCATCCATCATATAGGTCGTTTCTACAGATACTGAGTTCCCTATATCAAATGGTAGATGAATGAAGAAAGTTCAATACAGATTGAGCAGTATACAAAATCTATTCGCTTACTGCAGGTCTTTTCCAAATAAaatttctttgaaaaaaaaaaatagagagagtaTAAACCTGTACCCAgaactaaaaaagaaaagaaaaaaacattgTTACCCGAGGATGTAGGAGACTGAAAATTAGgtaaagagaaaagaaaccaaCTTAAAAGTGCACTTTGCTAATGATATCAAGAAGACCTAAACTGCAAGGAGAATCTTTCGATTCACACAATCTTCTATATGTCACTGTTTCGCATAGAAGAGATAGTTTCGTTTTGAAAACAACTCAGATTGAACTTTGACATTGAACGTGACTCACATTATCCAGCTCATATCACTGATCAATTCAGATCAAATGTCCCTAATCTTGTGTAATGAAGCACAACATGTAGGCACCCGCTACATGTTTCCTTTAAGAAATAATATAATCCTTTTCATCAATTGCTTGTTAAACAGGACTAAGTATGAGCTAGAACCAAGAAAACTGACAATCCAGAAGACTTGCAAGAGCGACAGGCCATCCAGATAACACAAACAGGAACAACGAACCAAAAAGAAGTTGCACTATGATAAGATAATTGAAAAACTAAACCATCATCCATTACATTTTTTGGTTTCATTTTTAAATAAAAGGGAAAGATGAATAAAGGAGggagaaaaagagaaatgaGAAAGATGAAAAGAATAGaggagaaaaaataaaacatacaactaaaaactaattaaaattAAGGagttttaaatttaaatttataaacCATCTATACATTTTGTTTCCTATATCACTGATCTCTACCATTTCTCTATccaatttcttcattttctttttcctgtAATCAGAACCAATAATAAAACCAGCCCCTAGTTGCAACTTGCAGACAAATTGGAGTAGCTTATTAAAACAAAACAGCTATTTAACACAAACAGAAATTTACATCAGGTAAGGAAACATATAAAATTGATGTATAACAGTAAGATTGTATGAGTGAGAAAGAGTTACCCTTTGCGCCCATACCACAAGAAGAATTCATTCCTATTTTCCCATCCAACTGAGGTTGAGACACAGCAACATCATCTGCAGATTCAGACCTTTGTAGCTCTCTAACTGACATTGACTGGTCTAAGAAATGTTAAGAACTATCAAATTGTCATATCAAGTAAACAAACCTATTGTCTGGCATATAACTCAGAACAAACTACCTTTAAGATGATACCGACAAAACACTCACAAAATTGTTCAAAAATAATGAGTATCTTAAACTCTCTCAAACCACTTGGAGAACCTAACCAACTTGGCTCAAATAGAAAAAGCATTGTGAAAATGAAGGTGTGAGATCAGTAGAAATGCATGAAGTGCCAGGAAAACATTAAATTTACTGTTGAAGTTACTATAAGGATACGAGCATATGCAGTTAATaactttttcttctccttccttgAAGGCTTCCTTTGCCCAATACTTCCATCAAGCTCCAAATTAGTTTCCTGCGTAGAATTTAATGACCTGCAAAGTACTGAAATTCACTTGATCTCAGCATACAACCAGAACAAAGTGCATATAAAAATCTGTAGGAAGCAACCtatcagaagaaagaaaaaaaactatatGCTGGCAAACAAACATGGTTAAGGACATTGCTGTGATTAAAATATCCTGATTAGAATTGCTTGCAACTAATCATATACAAGACATATGATCAATGAATGCCAAAAGAGAACCCATAATATAGACCATTAATTCATATCAATTAGGTTGCTAGTGGAACAAATTGGATGTTTTCCTAAAAGAAGCAGCTGTGAAATCTCAGATAAAACCTAAAATGATACGGGCAGCTATCATAGTTGGAAAATCTCTTGGAACCGTACCAGGGGGCATGGGATCAAACCCAGCTACTCACTAGGTTAGTAGGTTATGAGGGGATTTATAGGACCGGGGGGGAGGTACTTTTTGTTTTATAGCCCATATGTTCAATGAGCGACTAAGAGATGAATGACTGAAAAAATCAATAAATCATAAACACAAGATTGATCTTTGATAATATTTACGAACTCGAGTATCAACAGCAAAataaggccaaatttttctaaCTTATTGTGTGTTCCCGATGAGTGCGgcatttgaaattttttatcttCAATTTTCCTTGGGGTGCACGCTTGCATGACCGTCTATGGCTGCTTAAAAGTATCATATGCAAGAACAATGGGCCAACACAGGTACACACACAGGAAATGGGGAAATAAAAGGAAGTGTATATACATACAAATAAAAAGAGTTAAGTACCACAATAAAAAATGGACGATGGAGAAACCTACAAACCTGAATGGGCTGCATATTGGCTAGCCTTCACTGGTTTTTTACAAGCATTGCAACAAACCTTCACAGtgacaattgaaaaaaaaaaagagtaagttACAGTGTACAAGCAGATCAGAGAACATGGAGACTCTAAGTCTCAATTAGATAAACAAAGCAGTGGGTTCATGCAGGCACCAGTTATCTTCTTGCTCAAACATAGATAAACCATTCAACATTGAAGAAGACAAATTATCAGATCTAACATGCAGACGTCCTTATAAATCACCACAAATCACATGCAAAGTTTCTTGAAGATTCAACTATGCAAATTCAATGCATAAAAGAGCACAGACAGAGAAAGAAGCAACAACTTAAGAAATTTTGTGCTTACCAAAAGCAAAGTATCAGCCATCGGCTCCAAATCAAACACATGCATATCTGCAGACCCAAATGGAAGTCATCAAGAGTGTATGAAACTACGAGCTCTGAAAAGCTTCAGTGAAACTATAAAATGTTACAAAGGAGTCATGAACACCAAGAtgcaaaattttcagttttctagACATTCCTACTTCAGTCAAGGCAGCACATGCATATACACTACCATATCATTAATTGGTAGTATTTGCACAATACTCGTGCTACCGCCCACAACATCCATTGAATTTAGTACCATACATGTGAATACTGAATAGTAGGTTTTTATGCATAATGAAGGAAGTTAGAATTACCTTCTTCGTCAAGCAAATTTGCATCATTTGCCTCAATTAACTGTCTACAAATCAAATGAGCCGCGAATTTCTGATGAGGAGCTTCCTCTGTCCGGAGGagtaaataacaaataaaaacaatcaAAAGAAAGCCAGTCAGATAAAGCAATGGTCTAACAACGTATAGACAGAGCTCAAGTTAGGAAACAAAAATAAACCGACACAATGCACAACACTACAAGATGCCTCGGAAAATTGTCACTGTACCTGCAAGGCTATGTGACACACTCCCACCTGCAAGAACCCTTGCCATCACCGCCATCCTCCCACTTCCAACCGAGCAAACCATCGAGACTTGTTGCACCACTCAACGGTACTAACTTCCAGTGCCGCCGAACTAGTCCATGCACAAATCCTACAAGCACTACCATATTATAGCAAACAACAGCTCTGCCTCGAGAGTTTACAGCAAGCATATCTACATCTATGTAACAGTAAAAGAATGTCAACATATTTAGCTGCAATTCAAACACATAATCCGAACCCGATTTCAATCTAAGAAAAACCTCACGAAATTCATAATCATGTGGAAAACGCAATAACCCTAACCAAAAATGCAGAAGCTAAGCTACAGTACACGCCTGATCAACCGCTCCAaataattcaaattcaaatgaaGCTCACCTAAGTCCGCTCCCGAATTACCAAACCCGCGACGAAGCCGGAGCATCCAAATCAAGCAAGAATCGCAGAGCCCGGAGCAATGTCCCTGGAGTACCGAAGCGGCTGTCTGAATGTGCTTCGGCAACGGCGAATTGGGCCGAATTGGGAAACCCTAGAatggagaaggagagggaatttttttatttttttatttttttatttttggtttggtAGGAAAATAGGAATGGGGGATTTTGGTGTATCTGAATTTGTGTGTGTTTCTCTCCTCCGGGAGGAGTTCTTGAGGTAGCGTGGCAAAGCTACAAGGGGGCAAAAGGCCTTTCTCAATTGGCTTTCGCGCGTATCAATCCTTGTTAATACACCAGCGCGTGCTTTACACCGCAATGCATTCAAAACATTTCTAACCGGGTAGATTTTTCTTTTACAGTCACCCATGGactgaaaagtgaaaacttaCTCAAAAAAGCAACAGGGTTAAAAAAAGTAGATGCCACAAAcattttttgaagtttaggtCATTCGACACATTTAAAGCTATTACATTTGTTCCTCAAGATTAATTCTCGACATACTTTTAGTAGTCTCCGTTAATAACACGGGTGGACCTccatcttttttcaattattattaGATTTTgccaactcatatgaaaagacaaataaagacaaagagattaaaaaaaaaactctttttaCCTCCCGCATTAATATAAGATACCTCATAAGAATATATGAAAATTGGGTACAAATGTGAAATATGTTGAAAAATGAAGATTTACACTGTTTTGAAAATAATACTTTTAGGAAAACAGATTTTGTCTTTGACTATAGTGGAGGGAGATTGCCTCGGGTGCGAAAGAAACAACAAAGTTAATTAGGAAAAGATTAGAATTTTACGAAGGGGAGAAAAATCGCTCGAGTAATGAGAGCTGAAGAAAGCTTTTCTGAAAGTGGAGGTAATTGGAGACAAAAATCTTTATCTTTGATTGACTTGCTGGTAGTGGTGGGTGAAAAAGTCTACAACATTGTGTACAAATATTACCATCATTATTAGTTTGACACTTTTAATAGGAGTTGCTTCTTTATGGGAATGAAGAAGCAACTCAGTCATTCTCAAATCATCAACGGACTCTAAACTACTTTAAAATGTTACGTTTAGTGTAATtttaaagaatatatacaataaAGCTTTCACAAAATATTGATTGAACTAGAATAAAGCAGAGATATCCTTACGGCAAAAACTTCGTCTAACATGAGTTTTAATTTGTAAACAGGCTAATTCTCGGGTTTGAAGAACGGATTGGACTCCAATTGATGGGCAAGATACTATTAAGATCGATACTATTAAGATTTTAAGATGCTTTTTTATACACTCAAATCAAGtgctcaacttaaccctgcaagatgTAGTCGTCAGTAGTAAATAATAAGCAAGGATCACTCGATGCCagagattgagggtaacaaattTCACATAGAAAGAaaacaacacaaaacaaataacaTAATCTAATTCTAAACTAAATAAAAATGTCAAAGAagtagaaaaggaaaagaaagatggCGAGACAGAAAAGGGAATAGAAGAGTACGTTGCAATCCTAGAATGAAACTAATTTGGGGTTTTGAAGATTCAAAcgtaaaaatgaagaaaatagaTTTTAATAATGTTTTGAAATCAGATGGAGAAAGGTTAGAGACTCAGAAATTAAGACAAGTTTATTATCCTAGTCTCAATTACTAAGTCGTGAAAAatgtttcaatcaagaacaaaccatgaccacatgcataagttcttattacttccctaaaTTACTTAAGCAAGAAGAACtaggcctgggcacggtcccagccCGGCATGGGTTTTACAGGAACCGGGACCGAGCCCGAAATTTTCGGGTCGGGCTCAAAACATGTTTTCCATTTTCAGGGACCGGGAAAGCCCGGACCGTTAATAAACCGGCCGGTCCTTCGGGCTTTCCGGGCTTTTCGGTAGCCAGAGAGAGGAAGCAAGGACTAGAAGCTCCAAATCGAAGAAGAGGCCGATTAAGGTGGTTCATATATCAAACATTCAAACCCGATGAGCGCCTCCGAATTTAGAACCTTGGTTTAGCAACTCACCGGCCAAGATGCCGACTTCAGCACACCTCACCAACTTTCGGCTGCTTTTGAAATCATCCACCTAGAACTATACAAAAACTTCAATCTTTCACTAATCCAATCCAGAAGCCATTGAATCTATGAGAAATAGTTTCAATTAATCATATGATTATGAGGCCATGAGTTGCAGAAGAGGGAaaggaagaagcagaagaaagagaagtcGCCTCACCGCCATCAGTCGCGGCTCCTCCACCAGTAGCCGATCCGCCATTAGTCGCCGCACCGCCCTTAGTCGCCCCACTGCCCTCAGTGGATGGATTCGCCAGCACGATCTCATTCCCAGAAGTGGTCATTTCGAACAAGCAATGGATTTAACAGGCTGATGAAAGTTATACACGAACTGATTGAAGCTTGATTGGGCGTAATAGGCTGGGATTGGAAATCTGAAATTTGGGGTTTTAGGGTTCGAAGAACAGAGAGGCAGAGAGCTGAGGTCGTGCTAAACGAGTGGCGGATAAGGGTTTTCCAAAACGAGTCGTCTAGGTAAGTAGgatcagataaaaaaaaaagtctaggTAAGTAGGGTTCGGTGATCACCTGTGGTCAATTTCACACTATACTTAAATAACTAGCCTATCACAGAGGGACATATGACACTATGGGTTATGCGGGCTGTTATTCGGGCTTTTATGCTGTTGAGATATCaggcccgggaccggcccgttttattcataaacggtccgggcctcaaattttcatgtttttttttttcaaagcccggcccgaacccGGCGGTCCGGGCCAATTCGGGCCGGGTTTTCGGGTTTCCGGTTCAAAACGCCCAGCCCTAAGAAGAACGCACCAttactaagtctttagaacaaacaATCAAGTTACAGAACGCTATCTtatcaacaatttattctaagcattaatcacatGTGAAAGTTTGATCGAAACGAGAATCCAACTAGTGTGGAACTCCTACCTAGCATGCAACTCTCATTATTTGATTTGGTCTATTGTCCTATAGAGTTTGCTAACAATGAAATAAGCATTATTAACCAtttaggagattaaaatacATATTTCTAGCGCCACTCACATGCTCATAATATTCTATGTGTACATCATAAAATataaacatgcaagagttatcCATCAAACGAAATCAAATCATCAATTTTCAGAACAATGTTTAAGGAAACGAAAttgcagagagagagtgaagagagaaattgttgtgtctttcattgataataggagcctatATATATCAAGGTTCTAAAGAACGCTAGGCACTATTGAAAATGCCGTAGGCAAGTTGACAAAGGTAGAGTCCTGGAGGGATCATATAGTAAGGCTATATGTTGGATcgtaattcatatacatatttatgccctaaaacatgaaaattacttgttctaaagtccaatttaatgttgactgatcaaatttcattatttccctaatcttgtacttttgcttaacctttgtgtttatttatatatatttattatgttttccttatcatgctaggaaatgatggagaagtatggaaatgaactaaaaagtcaaccttagcacattttcttactccggctaggagaaagcgagctagacaaggaaggatgATCGGCAGCCTAATcaaacgaactccaaatgagttgaaacttttcagatccattctagacatcctaagggcAACTCTAACAATAGGTTCtatttgggggtgctattctcattttagcaaCCCCCTTATTGCACTATTCATATATGACttaattctcatctccaacaatgAGGTGCTATATGGAGGTGCTATTTCACTATTCTtgattaaaatataatatgagtataatgttgatgaatattatattaaaagcATGTTAATATAGTTAAAT
Coding sequences within:
- the LOC133712480 gene encoding uncharacterized protein LOC133712480 isoform X1 → MVCSVGSGRMAVMARVLAGGSVSHSLAEEAPHQKFAAHLICRQLIEANDANLLDEEDMHVFDLEPMADTLLLVCCNACKKPVKASQYAAHSVLCRSLNSTQETNLELDGSIGQRKPSRKEKKKLLTAYAHQSMSVRELQRSESADDVAVSQPQLDGKIGMNSSCGMGAKGNSVSVETTYMMDGSGVTPENTSYSTSLLHPPTKRFKMIAGEQPPLSDDLGTTSIVSELKSTQEACQYCPVPLATKVYYSQRSNRLRTALCHLYSEAVTSNNELCTVMRDEQSLPSIRTPDQILAQNSEACLEKSIGSLPAGDLSNQFPIDNVPRPQAAGVGLTRSKLLSKPYSFAGSSGQSLGTMQQRNGRVPVV
- the LOC133712480 gene encoding uncharacterized protein LOC133712480 isoform X2, producing the protein MVCSVGSGRMAVMARVLAGGSVSHSLAEEAPHQKFAAHLICRQLIEANDANLLDEEDMHVFDLEPMADTLLLVCCNACKKPVKASQYAAHSVLCRSLNSTQETNLELDGSIGQRKPSRKEKKKLLTAYAHQSMSVRELQRSESADDVAVSQPQLDGKIGMNSSCGNSVSVETTYMMDGSGVTPENTSYSTSLLHPPTKRFKMIAGEQPPLSDDLGTTSIVSELKSTQEACQYCPVPLATKVYYSQRSNRLRTALCHLYSEAVTSNNELCTVMRDEQSLPSIRTPDQILAQNSEACLEKSIGSLPAGDLSNQFPIDNVPRPQAAGVGLTRSKLLSKPYSFAGSSGQSLGTMQQRNGRVPVV